One segment of Ricinus communis isolate WT05 ecotype wild-type chromosome 8, ASM1957865v1, whole genome shotgun sequence DNA contains the following:
- the LOC8276554 gene encoding general transcription and DNA repair factor IIH subunit TFB4 isoform X2 produces MASVPSKLYSDDVSLVMVLLDTNPFFWTTSSLPFSQFLSHVLAFLNSILLLNQLNQVVVIANGYNSCDYIYDSSLVMNHSSDEGRIPALYSDLLQKLEDFMIRDEKLGKGEESKRKIASSLLSGSLSMALCYIQRIFRSGPLHPQPRGSPDGPEQYVAVMNSIFSAQRSMVPIDSCYVGGHNSAFLQQASYITGGVYVKPQHLDGLFQYLVTVFATDLHSRSFLQLPRPAGVDFRASCFCHKTTIDMGFICSVCLSIFCKHHKKCSTCGSVFGQSQSDNSSSLDRKRKAPEA; encoded by the exons ATGGCTTCAGTTCCTTCAAAACTCTACTCTG ATGATGTTAGTCTTGTAATGGTGTTATTAGACACTAATCCATTCTTCTGGACCACTTCTTCACTTccattttctcaatttttatcTCAT GTACTTGCATTTTTGAACTCGATTTTGCTGCTTAATCAGCTAAACCAAGTAGTGGTCATAGCTAATGGATATAATTCATGtgattatatttatgattcaTCTTTAGTCATGAATCATAGCTCAGACGAAGGCAGGATTCCGGCTTTATACTCTGATTTGTTGCAGAAATTAGAGGATTTTATGATTAGAGATGAAAAGTTAGGGAAAGGTGAAGAATCTAAAAGAAAGATTGCCTCTTCATTGCTCTCAGGATCTTTGTCTATGGCACTTTGCT ATATACAGCGGATTTTTCGTTCAGGACCACTTCATCCTCAGCCTCGT GGATCTCCAGATGGGCCTGAACA ATATGTTGCAGTAATGAATTCGATATTCTCTGCTCAACGCTCTATG GTACCTATAGATTCTTGTTATGTTGGTGGTCATAATTCAGCCTTTCTGCAGCAG GCTTCTTATATTACTGGAGGTGTATATGTTAAGCCTCAACATTTAGATGGGCTCTTTCAATATTTAGTG ACTGTGTTTGCGACGGACTTGCATTCTCGTAGCTTCTTACAACTCCCTAGGCCTGCGGGTGTGGATTTCCGTGCATC GTGCTTTTGCCATAAAACCACGATTGATATGGGCTTCATATGTTCTGTATGTTTGTCCATTTTCTGCAAGCATCACAAAAAATGTTCGACCTGTGG GTCAGTGTTTGGTCAATCCCAATCAGATAATTCCTCATCATTAGATCGTAAGAGAAAGGCTCCAGAAGCATAA
- the LOC8276554 gene encoding general transcription and DNA repair factor IIH subunit TFB4 isoform X1 yields MASVPSKLYSDDVSLVMVLLDTNPFFWTTSSLPFSQFLSHVLAFLNSILLLNQLNQVVVIANGYNSCDYIYDSSLVMNHSSDEGRIPALYSDLLQKLEDFMIRDEKLGKGEESKRKIASSLLSGSLSMALCYIQRIFRSGPLHPQPRILCLQGSPDGPEQYVAVMNSIFSAQRSMVPIDSCYVGGHNSAFLQQASYITGGVYVKPQHLDGLFQYLVTVFATDLHSRSFLQLPRPAGVDFRASCFCHKTTIDMGFICSVCLSIFCKHHKKCSTCGSVFGQSQSDNSSSLDRKRKAPEA; encoded by the exons ATGGCTTCAGTTCCTTCAAAACTCTACTCTG ATGATGTTAGTCTTGTAATGGTGTTATTAGACACTAATCCATTCTTCTGGACCACTTCTTCACTTccattttctcaatttttatcTCAT GTACTTGCATTTTTGAACTCGATTTTGCTGCTTAATCAGCTAAACCAAGTAGTGGTCATAGCTAATGGATATAATTCATGtgattatatttatgattcaTCTTTAGTCATGAATCATAGCTCAGACGAAGGCAGGATTCCGGCTTTATACTCTGATTTGTTGCAGAAATTAGAGGATTTTATGATTAGAGATGAAAAGTTAGGGAAAGGTGAAGAATCTAAAAGAAAGATTGCCTCTTCATTGCTCTCAGGATCTTTGTCTATGGCACTTTGCT ATATACAGCGGATTTTTCGTTCAGGACCACTTCATCCTCAGCCTCGT ATTTTGTGTTTGCAGGGATCTCCAGATGGGCCTGAACA ATATGTTGCAGTAATGAATTCGATATTCTCTGCTCAACGCTCTATG GTACCTATAGATTCTTGTTATGTTGGTGGTCATAATTCAGCCTTTCTGCAGCAG GCTTCTTATATTACTGGAGGTGTATATGTTAAGCCTCAACATTTAGATGGGCTCTTTCAATATTTAGTG ACTGTGTTTGCGACGGACTTGCATTCTCGTAGCTTCTTACAACTCCCTAGGCCTGCGGGTGTGGATTTCCGTGCATC GTGCTTTTGCCATAAAACCACGATTGATATGGGCTTCATATGTTCTGTATGTTTGTCCATTTTCTGCAAGCATCACAAAAAATGTTCGACCTGTGG GTCAGTGTTTGGTCAATCCCAATCAGATAATTCCTCATCATTAGATCGTAAGAGAAAGGCTCCAGAAGCATAA
- the LOC8276554 gene encoding general transcription and DNA repair factor IIH subunit TFB4 isoform X3, whose translation MASVPSKLYSDDVSLVMVLLDTNPFFWTTSSLPFSQFLSHKLEDFMIRDEKLGKGEESKRKIASSLLSGSLSMALCYIQRIFRSGPLHPQPRILCLQGSPDGPEQYVAVMNSIFSAQRSMVPIDSCYVGGHNSAFLQQASYITGGVYVKPQHLDGLFQYLVTVFATDLHSRSFLQLPRPAGVDFRASCFCHKTTIDMGFICSVCLSIFCKHHKKCSTCGSVFGQSQSDNSSSLDRKRKAPEA comes from the exons ATGGCTTCAGTTCCTTCAAAACTCTACTCTG ATGATGTTAGTCTTGTAATGGTGTTATTAGACACTAATCCATTCTTCTGGACCACTTCTTCACTTccattttctcaatttttatcTCAT AAATTAGAGGATTTTATGATTAGAGATGAAAAGTTAGGGAAAGGTGAAGAATCTAAAAGAAAGATTGCCTCTTCATTGCTCTCAGGATCTTTGTCTATGGCACTTTGCT ATATACAGCGGATTTTTCGTTCAGGACCACTTCATCCTCAGCCTCGT ATTTTGTGTTTGCAGGGATCTCCAGATGGGCCTGAACA ATATGTTGCAGTAATGAATTCGATATTCTCTGCTCAACGCTCTATG GTACCTATAGATTCTTGTTATGTTGGTGGTCATAATTCAGCCTTTCTGCAGCAG GCTTCTTATATTACTGGAGGTGTATATGTTAAGCCTCAACATTTAGATGGGCTCTTTCAATATTTAGTG ACTGTGTTTGCGACGGACTTGCATTCTCGTAGCTTCTTACAACTCCCTAGGCCTGCGGGTGTGGATTTCCGTGCATC GTGCTTTTGCCATAAAACCACGATTGATATGGGCTTCATATGTTCTGTATGTTTGTCCATTTTCTGCAAGCATCACAAAAAATGTTCGACCTGTGG GTCAGTGTTTGGTCAATCCCAATCAGATAATTCCTCATCATTAGATCGTAAGAGAAAGGCTCCAGAAGCATAA
- the LOC8276555 gene encoding uncharacterized protein LOC8276555 isoform X1, whose amino-acid sequence MDLSTPKYFQAPFFASNGEPTLETHSTSLYGKSKDHPFADTFQDPLCKLNLKETSEFVKSFPMANSSSKECRGFLEVPTAQGRREGVNSVVTPRRVETPSTPGRPVFNYSIGNNLAKKNFPSKWDDAEKWLISSSCHESPAHVFKPSPEVSKISKPCDNFKQQMEVFAEKSRVTEEKVSKYVSSFQGSFMALDQHNNSGDGVSVSQDVLLKDKFTDEVEPVLPNFRYSEPSKEGFLFRNSASEAMRDAGTEVIQEVKHRDVGTDMTPLGSSTTSRCHTPFKSSSPARHNTPANRSGPLPLGNSSSSNSTIDIAQLQECHLAKLQLGSQYDSVTSNWSSREEEEEDISKSLRHFETGIICRRSVSDSRAAAWEEEEKTKCCLRYQREEAKIQAWLNLQTAKAEAQSKKLEVKIQKMRSNLEEKLMKRMANVQRKAEDWRAAARQQHTDQIQRASELSKKMMNRHNNLQFSSHTSCGCFPCNRQQPSLI is encoded by the exons ATGGATCTCTCGACACCCAAATATTTTCAAGCTCCATTTTTTGCTTCTAATGGG GAGCCAACACTGGAGACTCATTCAACAAGCTTATATGGCAAGAGTAAAGACCATCCATTTGCAGATACATTTCAAGACCCACTTTGCAAGCTTAATCTTAAGGAGACATCTGAATTTGTAAAGTCATTCCCAATGGCAAATAGCAGTAGCAAAGAATGTAGAGGGTTCCTTGAAGTACCAACTGCTCAAGGAAGAAGAGAAGGAGTGAACTCAGTAGTTACTCCAAGAAGAGTAGAAACTCCTTCTACACCTGGTAGGCCAGTATTCAACTATAGTATTGGTAATAATCTTGCAAAAAAGAACTTTCCTTCTAAGTGGGATGATGCAGAGAAATGGCTGATTAGTAGCTCTTGCCATGAATCTCCTGCTCATGTGTTTAAGCCATCGCCGGAAGTTTCAAAGATTTCAAAGCCGTGTGATAACTTTAAGCAGCAAATGGAGGTCTTTGCGGAGAAATCAAGAGTTACTGAGGAAAAAGTTTCAAAATATGTTTCCAGCTTTCAAGGGTCTTTTATGGCTTTGGACCAGCATAACAACTCAGGGGATGGGGTTTCAGTTTCTCAAGATGTGCTTCTAAAAG ATAAGTTCACTGATGAGGTAGAACCAGTTTTGCCAAATTTTAGATACTCTGAGCCATCCAAAGAAGGATTTCTTTTTAGAAACTCAGCCAGTGAAGCAATGAGAGATGCTGGCACTGAAGTAATTCAGGAGGTGAAACACAGAGATGTTGGGACAGACATGACTCCATTAGGAAGTTCAACAACTTCTAGATGCCATACGCCATTCAAAAGTTCATCACCTGCTCGTCACAACACACCTGCTAATAGGTCAGGTCCTTTGCCCTTGGGAAATTCTAGCAGCTCCAACAGCACCATTGACATCGCACAGCTACAAGAATGCCATTTAGCTAAGCTACAACTTGGTTCGCAATATGATTCTGTTACATCGAATTGGAGCTCAAGGGAAGAGGAGGAAGAGGACATATCAAAGAGCCTGAGACACTTTGAAACAGGCATTATATGCCGGAGAAGTGTATCAGATTCAAGAGCTGCTGCATGGGAGGAAGAGGAAAAGACAAAGTGCTGTCTTAG ATATCAGAGAGAAGAAGCAAAAATTCAAGCTTGGTTGAATCTCCAAACTGCAAAAGCCGAAGCTCAATCAAAAAAGTTAGAG GTGAAAATACAAAAGATGAGATCAAACTTAGAAGAGAAGTTAATGAAGAGAATGGCAAATGTGCAAAGAAAAGCTGAAGACTGGAGAGCTGCAGCACGACAGCAGCACACTGATCAAATCCAAAGGGCCAGTGAACTATCAAAGAAGATGATGAACAGACATAATAATTTACAATTCTCTAGCCACACTTCTTGTGGCTGTTTCCCTTGCAACAGGCAACAGCCATCCTTGATATGA
- the LOC8276555 gene encoding uncharacterized protein LOC8276555 isoform X2 has protein sequence MDLSTPKYFQAPFFASNGEPTLETHSTSLYGKSKDHPFADTFQDPLCKLNLKETSEFVKSFPMANSSSKECRGFLEVPTAQGRREGVNSVVTPRRVETPSTPGRPVFNYSIGNNLAKKNFPSKWDDAEKWLISSSCHESPAHVFKPSPEVSKISKPCDNFKQQMEVFAEKSRVTEEKVSKYVSSFQGSFMALDQHNNSGDGVSVSQDVLLKDKFTDEVEPVLPNFRYSEPSKEGFLFRNSASEAMRDAGTEVIQEVKHRDVGTDMTPLGSSTTSRCHTPFKSSSPARHNTPANRSGPLPLGNSSSSNSTIDIAQLQECHLAKLQLGSQYDSVTSNWSSREEEEEDISKSLRHFETGIICRRSVSDSRAAAWEEEEKTKCCLRYQREEAKIQAWLNLQTAKAEAQSKKLEEST, from the exons ATGGATCTCTCGACACCCAAATATTTTCAAGCTCCATTTTTTGCTTCTAATGGG GAGCCAACACTGGAGACTCATTCAACAAGCTTATATGGCAAGAGTAAAGACCATCCATTTGCAGATACATTTCAAGACCCACTTTGCAAGCTTAATCTTAAGGAGACATCTGAATTTGTAAAGTCATTCCCAATGGCAAATAGCAGTAGCAAAGAATGTAGAGGGTTCCTTGAAGTACCAACTGCTCAAGGAAGAAGAGAAGGAGTGAACTCAGTAGTTACTCCAAGAAGAGTAGAAACTCCTTCTACACCTGGTAGGCCAGTATTCAACTATAGTATTGGTAATAATCTTGCAAAAAAGAACTTTCCTTCTAAGTGGGATGATGCAGAGAAATGGCTGATTAGTAGCTCTTGCCATGAATCTCCTGCTCATGTGTTTAAGCCATCGCCGGAAGTTTCAAAGATTTCAAAGCCGTGTGATAACTTTAAGCAGCAAATGGAGGTCTTTGCGGAGAAATCAAGAGTTACTGAGGAAAAAGTTTCAAAATATGTTTCCAGCTTTCAAGGGTCTTTTATGGCTTTGGACCAGCATAACAACTCAGGGGATGGGGTTTCAGTTTCTCAAGATGTGCTTCTAAAAG ATAAGTTCACTGATGAGGTAGAACCAGTTTTGCCAAATTTTAGATACTCTGAGCCATCCAAAGAAGGATTTCTTTTTAGAAACTCAGCCAGTGAAGCAATGAGAGATGCTGGCACTGAAGTAATTCAGGAGGTGAAACACAGAGATGTTGGGACAGACATGACTCCATTAGGAAGTTCAACAACTTCTAGATGCCATACGCCATTCAAAAGTTCATCACCTGCTCGTCACAACACACCTGCTAATAGGTCAGGTCCTTTGCCCTTGGGAAATTCTAGCAGCTCCAACAGCACCATTGACATCGCACAGCTACAAGAATGCCATTTAGCTAAGCTACAACTTGGTTCGCAATATGATTCTGTTACATCGAATTGGAGCTCAAGGGAAGAGGAGGAAGAGGACATATCAAAGAGCCTGAGACACTTTGAAACAGGCATTATATGCCGGAGAAGTGTATCAGATTCAAGAGCTGCTGCATGGGAGGAAGAGGAAAAGACAAAGTGCTGTCTTAG ATATCAGAGAGAAGAAGCAAAAATTCAAGCTTGGTTGAATCTCCAAACTGCAAAAGCCGAAGCTCAATCAAAAAAGTTAGAG GAGAGTACATGA
- the LOC8276556 gene encoding uncharacterized protein LOC8276556 isoform X2 — MAVTCFSSPQILLQKSGPVIKPRSNEIAMLRHGQIPLKKTPALQVRSFKNKVFENQSEGIICYRDENGEIICEGFDEGPRFHQQLSRTSSSSSPSYDSRDAEIINLLHQRLLQVVNGGEFNSADNGVPAVQDDFKWNGFNKFC, encoded by the exons ATGGCTGTAACATGCTTTTCTTCTCCTCAGATCTTACTTCAAAAATCTGGTCCAGTTATAAAGCCAAGAAGCAATGAAATTGCGATGCTTAGACATGGTCAAATTCCACTCAAGAAAACACCTGCACTTCAAGTCAGATCATTCAAGAACAAG gtCTTTGAGAATCAATCTGAGGGCATAATTTGTTACAGAGATGAAAATGGAGAAATAATATGTGAAGGGTTTGACGAAGGCCCTAGGTTCCACCAACAACTTTCAagaacatcatcatcatcatcgcCATCATACGATTCAAG AGATGCCGAGATTATCAATCTGCTTCATCAAAGATTGCTTCAAGTTGTTAATGGTGGTGAGTTTAACAGTGCTGACAATGGTGTTCCTGCTGTGCAAGACGACTTCAAATGGAATGGCTTCAACAAATTCTGCTGA
- the LOC8276556 gene encoding uncharacterized protein LOC8276556 isoform X1, whose product MAVTCFSSPQILLQKSGPVIKPRSNEIAMLRHGQIPLKKTPALQVRSFKNKQVFENQSEGIICYRDENGEIICEGFDEGPRFHQQLSRTSSSSSPSYDSRDAEIINLLHQRLLQVVNGGEFNSADNGVPAVQDDFKWNGFNKFC is encoded by the exons ATGGCTGTAACATGCTTTTCTTCTCCTCAGATCTTACTTCAAAAATCTGGTCCAGTTATAAAGCCAAGAAGCAATGAAATTGCGATGCTTAGACATGGTCAAATTCCACTCAAGAAAACACCTGCACTTCAAGTCAGATCATTCAAGAACAAG caggtCTTTGAGAATCAATCTGAGGGCATAATTTGTTACAGAGATGAAAATGGAGAAATAATATGTGAAGGGTTTGACGAAGGCCCTAGGTTCCACCAACAACTTTCAagaacatcatcatcatcatcgcCATCATACGATTCAAG AGATGCCGAGATTATCAATCTGCTTCATCAAAGATTGCTTCAAGTTGTTAATGGTGGTGAGTTTAACAGTGCTGACAATGGTGTTCCTGCTGTGCAAGACGACTTCAAATGGAATGGCTTCAACAAATTCTGCTGA